The Leucobacter viscericola sequence AGGCTACCGGCAAGCAAGTTGTCGGCGTCCAGCTTGATCGAATCAGCGTTGTAAACGAGCGGCGTCGGAATCTCGAAGGAGACAACAGACGACTTCTGGTCACTGGCACCGTAGGTGTAGGTCAGCTCGACCGGTGAAGATGCCTTTAGTATCTGGGTGGGCGTGACGTTGACGCCCTCCACGTAGGTGTCGGTTCCGGAAGGCGCTGCAAGCGCCATTCCTGGCGTGCCAAGGATTGCCAGGGCGGCAACAATTGCGATGCCCCCTGTAATTCTTTTCTTAGCCAAACTCATTCACTCCTGACTGATTCGCCGGCCGAAGCCGACATTCCCCTGAAATAACTCCCCGAGCATTTCGCCATGGCGCGCTGCGGAGAGCCTCTTCTGTACTGATGTACGTCAGTAAATGATCTAAATGAGCCCGCTCCATTACGGGTGTTTACAAAATCTTTTTTCAGCGCAAAGAAGCCAGGGGGAGAAATTCGATTTAGGCTGGCACCATGGCCAATTACGCAAATGAGACAGAGGCGGCAGCCGACGGCTTCCGCGTGGTACACGAGCCCGACCGGCATCGCTTCGCGCTGTACGGGCCCAACGAGCAGTTCTTTGGCGAGGCACACTACAGCTTGCTCGGCGAGGACGTCATCGATTTCGATCACACGCTCGTTGTGCCAGAATTGCGAGGCACTGGCCTCTCAGGCGTACTCGCGCAGCACGCCCTCACCGACGACGTCATCGGCGAGCGCCGCATCGCGGCTTCGTGCTCGTTTATTCAGGCCTACCTCAAACGCCACCCAGAACTACTGAAGCGTTAGTCGTCGTCCGAATCGCTGCGACGCAGCTTTTTGAGCAGTGAGGGCTTCTCTGGCCGACTCTTTTTCATGAGTGCGGTCAGGTCCTTTTCAATGAGCAACTGAATGCGGTCGTCGCGCGCATTCTGGTACTCCTCGGATCCTCCACCGCTGTAATAGGGGTGAGTTGCTCGCTCCTTGAGGGAGTCGCCAATCTCATCCCACGCGAGGGCGTGCGCTCGCTTCGCGGTGGCCTTGAGGTACTCGGGATCGGCTGCGCGCTCGCGCAGTTCTTTTGCGACCCCCTCGTACACCTCTTGGCGGTGGCGCAGGGTGCGGTTGTCGTCATTGCCGTAATCGGACTCACTCCACGAGCTGCGCCCGGTGTCACGGATCTCGTTACGCATGCGCGAAATGTGAGTCGCGTCGCGCTCGCGCTCCGTAGCAAGGTCTTCGGTGGCGCTGCGCACCATCTCCATGATCTGCTCTTCGTTGTAGTCAATCTGCTTCTGCAGCGCGTTCATAATGATCGCGTTCTTGACCGTCATACGCACCGCGACATCGGCTACGAGCAGTCCCTGCTCTACGATTTCTTCAACGGGCGCGAGCACACGCCGAGGCAAGCGGCGTTGGGGGCGCGATCCCCGCTTCTTCCGCTTCTTCGACCAGCCAAACATTGTGCTCCTTCTGAGTGGGCAATGACCCGGCTTCAATTATCGCGTATCTGGCGGCAAAGACACGCATCGGTTTCGTGACGTGTCTGTCACCCCAGTGTTGACACTCGCACTGCCGCAGCCGCCGCAGGTCCGAGCCGCACCTCGGTGTCACCAATCTTCACGGTTACTGTTTCGGAATAGGGCTCGCCCGGCAGCACCTGCAACTCGGCGTCAACCACTATCCCCCGACTCGCAAAGTACTGCAGCATCTCGTTATCCGAGTCTGAAATGCGCTCGACTCGCGTGCGGCAGGGTGCAACAACATCAGCGAGCAGCACCGCGTCCGGTCTGTGCACGAGGCCTTCCGCGCTCGGGATCGGGTCACCGTGCGGATCTCGTGTGGGATACCCCAGGGCACGATCCACACGGTCAATGAGCCCGTCAGACACGGCGTGTTCCAGCCGGTCGGCCTCTTCGTGCACCTCATCCCACTCGTATCCGAGCATCTGGACGAGGAAGGTTTCGAGCAGACGGTGGCGCCGGATCATCGACACCGCGTGTTCTCGACCGATGTCGGTGAGGGTCACGGTGCCGTAGCGCACGTGCTCGATGAGTTCTTGATCGGAGAGCTTGCGGAGCGCGTCAGAAACCGTCGAGAGCCGCACCCCGGCGGCCTCGGCAATCGCGGAGTTCGAGACGGCCTGATCCGACCACTCCTGCAGACTCCAGATCACCTTCAGGTAGTTCTGCATACTCGGCGATAGCTGGTCGACACTCACCCCACAAGGATAGGGCAGATGAGAGACTGGAGGGGTGGAAATCGTATTGAAGCGTGTCTACTCCCCGGTCTCCCCCGACGACGGTTGCCGCGTGCTCGTTGATCGACTCTGGCCACGCGGCATTTCTAAAGACTCAGCCGAGCTGCACACCTGGGCGAAATCGGTCGCCCCCTGCACCGAACTGAGAAAGCGCTGGCACGCCGATCCAGATCACTTCGCAGCCTATGCCGCCGAGTACCGCGCCGAGCTGGCGGTTGACCCTGCCGCCGCTGCACTCGGGGAGCTCGCTGAACTCGCGCGGCGGGCGGATCGTCTCACCCTCGTGTTTGGGGCGAAGGATCTTGACCACAACCACGCTGTTGTCCTTCGTGACGCGCTCCTGGAGCGCCTGTCCGATACACCGTCAGCTCTGAATGAGAATCTGCTTTAGCGTTCCGAGAGCTGTCTCGAACTCCGCACTGTCGGGGCCGCCCATACCGATAACGAGACCGGAAACCCCACTTCCCGAGCTGTCGCGGCGGTGCCAGTAGTTTCCGAGCGCTTCAACACCAAGTCCTGCTGCGTTCGCACGAGCGATAACAGCTGCCTCCCGCTCGCGTTTTGCCTCGGAATCGGCACCGGTGAACTCCAGCACGGCGTGCAACCCGCCGTCCATCGGCCGCACTCGCACGCCGGGTAGCCCCGCGAGCTGATCGGACACCGCATCTCGCCGCTCAGCGTAGCGACGCAGCATACGCGCGGTGTGGCGCCGCAGCTCACCACTCGCCAGATACTGTGCCAGCGCTTCCTGCACGACCGTTGACACAGGACCGCCCAGTTCGAAACGAATCGGTTCGATGAGCGCGCGCAGACCAGCCGGGGCCAACAGGTATCCGGCGGAGAGCCCGGGTGCGATGGTGCGCGAGAACGTTCCCAGCAGCACAACAACACCCTCGTCAGCCGCGTCGAGAGCGGCGAGGGTTGGCAGCGGGCTTCCCGAGTAGCGCAGCTCAGAGTCGAAGTCGTCTTCCACAACCACAACCCCGGTGCGCGTCGCCCACGCCAAGAGTTCACGGCGGCGGGTCAGCGGCAGTGAACCGCCAAGCGGATACTGGTGACTCGGCGTCACAATAACCACGTCGAGCACACCCTCGGGCAGCCTGCTGGTTTCGAGACCCTCGGAGTCCGTGGGGAGTGCAACCACGCTGGCACCGTACCGTGCGGCCACACCGCGCAGCGAAGGCAGGCCCGGATCCTCAACCCCAACGACGAGTCCGTGCCCGCGGGTCGTGCCCAGCGCCGTGAGCAGTAGCCCAAGCCCGTCGCGAGTTCCCGCGGTCACAAGTACGTCCTGCACCGAGCGGGCCGTGCCGCGCATGCGCCGGAGGTGGTCCGCGATTTCTTCACGGAGTCTCGGATCGCCGAGTTCGGGGGCCTCAAGGTGCGCGCGGCCAGCTGCTGCCCGCCACGCGGCGCGCCACGCAGGGCTGTCTACGGCGTCGGTAATCGGTTTGCCGGGAGCGAGCGGGCCGGGGGTCTCCCGTTTGCCCAGTGCGCGTGCACCCGTGTCGCTCGCGCCGCGGTCGGTGTGGGGTGTCCGCGCCTGCACTGCTTGAACAGCCTCAAGCGCGGGATTCACGCGGGTCCCCTGCCCGTGTGTGGCCGTGAGATACCCCTCAGCAATCAGCTGCTCATACGCCGTGACCACAACCCCGCGTGCGACCCCGAGCCTGCGCGCAAAGTCGCGAGTTGCTGGCACCCCCTCACCCGGGCGAAGCGTCGCGGCATCAATGGCTTCACGCAGCGCTGCCGCCAGCTGGACCGGCAGCGGTGCATCCGCGGCGCGATCCAGGTGAACGGGGATCGCGTCTGCCCCGCCGTGTGGGCGCGGCTGCCTCACCGGTACTCCACGGGGTGCTTCGCGAGGCGCTTACGCATCACCTCGTGGGCCTCGGGGTTTTCATCGATCAGCACAAAACGCCTGTTGAGTTCCACCCCCACGGCCCCGGTGGTGCCGCTGCCCGCAAACGCATCGAGCACCCAGTCTCCAGGTCGCGATGACGCCTGCACGATCCTGCGCAGCACTCCAACTGGTTTCTGAGTCGGATAGCCCGTGCGTTCTTTGCCCGTCGGCGACACGATGGTGTGCCACCATGTGTCCGTTGGCAGTTTGCCCCGCGCAGCCTTTTCGGCCGTCACGAGGCCGGGGGCCATGTAGGGCTCGCGATCCACTGCTTCCGCATCGAAGAACTGTCGAGCGGGATTCTTCGCGTACACCAAAATATTGTCGTGCTTCGTTGGCCATCGCTTTTTCGTGCGCGACCCGAAGTCGTAGGCCCAGATGATCTCGTTGACAAAGCAGTCGGGCCCGAAGAGTGCATCAAGCAGCACCTTGGCGTAGTGCACCTCGCGGTAGTCAAGGTGCAGGTAGAGGGTGCCGTCATCGGCAAGTAATCGCCAGGCTTCTTCGAGGCGCGGCTCTAGGAAATCCCAGTAGTCCCCGAACCGGTCATCGTAGGCGAGCGTCTTTTCGCGCGTGATGGCGTAGCCCTGGCCGCGGAAGCCCAGCCGCCCTCCCTCTCCCGGTTTGGTGGGAATCCCACGCACACGCTCCGTCTGCTGAGAGCGTCCGGTGTTGAACGGCGGGTCGAGGTAGACAAGCGTGAAGGCGCCGTCGGGCAGGCCCCGCAGGATCGGCAGGTTGTCTCCCAGGTACACGAGATCTGGGCCGGCCGGTTCCCATCGCTCACTCATCCGACCAGCGTAGCGCTCGCTGCTGCGCAGCGCGGATCGGCGGCGAGATTGCACGTGTTCTGCGCTTTGTCGGTGGTTGCGGCTAGCGTGTAAAACGAGACACTAACCGCACTATTGAAAGGCTTCACATGATTTCGCTGGGCATGATCACTCTCGACACTGAGTCTCCCCGCACGCTCGCGGCCTGGTGGGCAGAGCGCTTAGGCGGAGAAATTGTCATGGACGCTGATGGCTGGTTCTGCGTCGTGAATACGCCGAATATTCCCGTTGCGCTGGGCTTTCAGAAGGTCGAAGAACCGACTCCCGGCAAGAACCGGCTGCACCTCGACCTCAATCGAAGCGCCGACTCGAACCGCGAAGAGCTGGTTTCCGAGTGGGTCGCGGCCGGGGCAACGCACCTGGGCCAGCGCGGCGAGGCAGGTTTCTCCTGGGACACCTTCACAGACCCCGGCGGCAACGAGTTCTGCATCGGAGATCCGCACTAGGCGGGGGCGCACCCGCGCGGGCGCTTCATTGTTTACGGCGCGAGCCCGAGCTTGCCCTCGTCGGGATGGTGCGGGGCGAGGATCGCCGCGACTTCGGCGGGGTCGAGGTCCTCGATGCGGGAGGGCTGCCACTTCGGTGAGCGATCCTTGTCGATGACCTGGGCCCGCACCCCCTCGGCAAAGTCGGGGCACTGCCCGATGCGTACAACCACTCGCAGGTCGTCTTCCAGCACCTCCGCGAGGTCCAGACCGAGAGCGCGCGTGCGCGCGACTTGGGCGAGGGTCACCACCACGGAGGTCGGGCACATGCCGCGCACAGTTTCGAGCAGCTGCGTCGCCTCGGCCCCGCCGTCGGCTTCAAGCACCCGGAGCAAACGGATCGTGGCGTCAAGGGCCGCCTCGGCGCTCGCTTCCGCACCCTCGAGCGCACCCTCTGCGATCGGATCCCACCACCCACGTGCAGCCAACAGCCCACTCTCGGGTGCGGTCTCGGCAACCTCCGCGATCGCCGCCGCGGGATCCACTCCCTCGCTCAGGGCCACGCGAAGCGCCTCAAGCTTGTTTGACGGCACAAAGTGGTCTGCAAACCCGAGCGCGATCGCGTCACCAGCGGTCAGCTCGCCCGCGGTAATCGCCAGCAGCTCACCAAGACGCCCCGGGGCGTGAGCCAGCAGAAGGTGTCCGCCAACGTCGGGCACGATCCCGATTCGAACCTCGGGCAGCGCGAGTCGACTGCGCTCGGTCACTATCCGGTGGGCCGCGTGCCCTCCCAGGCCGATGCCACCGCCCATCGCGATGCCGTCCATGATGGCAACAACGGGCACCGCGGACTGCGCAATCGCGTAGTCGAGACGGTACTCGGTCGAAAGGATCTTGAAGGAGTCCCCCGACACAATCTCTTTCACGTCGCCGCCACCACAAAAGCCGCGCTCTCCCGCGCCATCGAGCAGAATCGCGGTGGCATCCCCCACCGCTTCAGGAGCCACAGCAACGGTCAGCGCCTCGAACATCTCCAGGTTCAGTGCGTTGATCGCGCGCGGCCGGTTCAGAGTGATGTGGCTGATAGCGCCCTCGCGGCGAACCAGCACCAGTGCGTCAGTGCTCATAGCAGCACCGTAGCATCACGGCGTTGGGTGTAGCGCGTCGTACCGCTGAAAACCGCGGGCAAAACGCAGCATCATGAGCATGATCGCAACGATCAACACGCCCCCAATGAGCGCCGGTGCCCAGAGCGCGATCGTTGTCGCGAGCACACCGGCGAGCAGGTCACCCACGCGTGGCCCACCCGCCACGACCACGTAGAACAGCCCCTGCATTCTGCCGCGCACGTCGTCGGGCGCCGCGGCCTGCAAGATGGTCGTGCGGAACACTGCGCTCACGTTGTCGGCGGCGCCCGTTCCCGCAAGCGCCAGGCCCGCGAGCACGATCGCTGGCATGATCACCCCGTCTGGCGGGTGGCCGCCCGACACCAGCATGGTCGTGAGAAGCACTGCACCAAACAGCGCGGTGAATACCCCAAACGCAGCAATCGAGAGCGTTACGGCCCGCCCTTGCCTGCGTACCTGGCCGAGCGGTCCAGAAACGATGCCGGAGAGCAGTGCGCCCGCAGCAAATGAAGCGGTGAGTGCACCAACCGTTACCGGGCCGCCACCAAGCACCAGCGCTCCCGCAGCAGGAAACACCACACGTGGATTACCAAAGATCATGGCGACAAGATCAAAAATGAACGTCGCACGCACGTTTGGTGCGGTTCGCAAAAATCGCATGCTCTCGACAACGGAGGAAAAACCGGGGCTAGCCCGAGTTCCTTCCGGTCGCATCGGGGGCAGGCTCAGAATGCCGATAAATGCCGCTGAGAAGAGTACAACATCAAGCAGATACGTCCACGGCACACCAACCGAAGCAACCATCACGCCCGCGACCGCGGGGCCTACGGTGATGGCGAGCCCCATTGTGATTCCGCTGAGCGCCGCCGCAGCCGGCAGCAACTGGGTCGGCAGCAGACGGGGCAGGATCGCACCGCGCGTCGCCCCCAAAATCGTCGCTGAGGCCGCATTCACTGCGGCGAGCGCGTAGTACGGCCAGATTGCGGTCACGTCGAGAAAGGCGATGACGGTCATGGTGCCAATGCTGAGCCAGGCACAACTCGCCGTGGCTAGCGCAACCTTACGACGGTCAAACGTGTCGGCGAGGGCGCCGCCGACGAAGCCCGCAAGAATCATGGGCCCCAGCGCCCACAGCGCGACAAACGACACCGCAAGCGTCGACTGGGTGAGCTCGTATACGTGCAGTCCCACGGCAACGATGGTGACTTGCGCACCAATCTGCGCGATGGAGGTTCCGGTCCAGAGCTTTGCAAACGCGGGGCTGCTTCGTAGCGGCGCTACATCAACAAGCAGCGCTCTGAGTCCGCGCTTTTTCTCTCGCTGGTGTTCTTCACGCGCCTCATCACTCTCCACCGCGCCAGACTATAGGGTCGCTGTATGTCGCAGTTCACCACACTCGAACGCACACCTGTCAGCCGGCACTGGCAATCCTGCCGGTCAGCAACTCGGCATTTCGACCGGCTGAAGCGCGAGTACCGGCTGATATGCGACCTTTTCTAATAGGCTCAGTGCGTGTTTGATGAAAGATATGACCGCGACGTTCTCGCCGACATGAAACCCCGGCGCGGCCCGGTGCAGCGCGCCGAGGTTGTGCTCGCGAAGGGGCTCGTTGTTGAGCACAGCGAGACCGAGTGGTGCGGCGCGGTCGTGGGGGCCCGTGAGGGGCTCGTGCAGCTTGAGGACTTCTCGGGCAAGGTCCGCGCCTTTTCACTCAGCGACGGCTTCCTCATTGACGGCAAGCCAGTCACCCTTGTCATGCCAAAACGCAAGCCCGCAGGGCCGCAGCGCACGGCTTCAGGCTCGTTCGCCGCCCCGCAACAGCGCGCCCGCGTGGCAATGCCGAGCCGCATCTTCGTTGAGGGTAAGCACGATGCCGAGCTCGTGGAACAGGTGTGGGGCGACGACCTCCGAGTTGAGGGTGTGGTCGTTGAGCTGTTGCAGGGTGCCGACAATCTGGCCGAGGTGCTCGCCGAGTTTGGTCCGGGGCCCAAACGGCGCGCGGGGATCCTGCTCGACCACCTCGTTACCGGCAGCAAAGAAACGAGGATCGCGGATGCCATCGCCCGCGGCCCGCACGGCGCGAACGTGCTCATCGTCGGCCACCCGTTCGTGGATATTTGGCAAGCAGTTAAGCCCGAGCGTGTTGGCCTCAAGCAGTGGCCTACGATCCCGCGCAACATCGAGTGGAAGCGCGGCATTTGCCACGCACTCGGCTGGCCGGGCGAAGAACCGGCTGACATCGCTGACGCCTGGGCGAGGATCCGCGGCCGCGTTCGCAACTTCCGTGACCTTGAGCCCGAGCTGGTCGGTCGGGTCGAACACCTCATCGATTTTGTCACGCTCTCACCCTGATCCCGACCCCGGCGAGTAGCATTGGGAGCAGTGGGTAACTCTCGAAAGCGAGGAGTCGCGAGTGTCAAAGCCAGTCTTCCTTCTCATGCCTGAGTGGCAGGGATCAGCATCCTCACGAGCCATGCAGTTGGCCGAGGGGGCCTCGATACTGCGGGAAGATCTTCCGCGTTCCGTGTTGCACGAGGTGTCAGTACCGCTTGAGGCGGGTGATGCACTCGGCACTCCCGTGGCGAGGCTGAGCAGTGTTCTGCAGGCTCACGAGGCCGCACAGAAAACACTCGCCACTGCCGACGGCATCCCGATCATTGTTGGCGGCGACTGCGCCACTTCCCTGCCGGGTTTGGAAGCCGCCGTTCAGAAACACGGTGATGGTCTTGCCGTGTTGTGGTTCGACGCCCATCCAGATCTACAGCACCCCAGCACTTCTCCGTCGGGTGCGGCCTCCGGCATGACACTGCGTCACGCCCTCGGTGGCGGATCGCCCGAGCTCGCCTCGGCCCATCCGATCTTGGCCAGCAACCTCACTCTTGTCGGCACGCGCGCGGTCGATCCGGAGGAACAGT is a genomic window containing:
- a CDS encoding DNA-methyltransferase; the protein is MSERWEPAGPDLVYLGDNLPILRGLPDGAFTLVYLDPPFNTGRSQQTERVRGIPTKPGEGGRLGFRGQGYAITREKTLAYDDRFGDYWDFLEPRLEEAWRLLADDGTLYLHLDYREVHYAKVLLDALFGPDCFVNEIIWAYDFGSRTKKRWPTKHDNILVYAKNPARQFFDAEAVDREPYMAPGLVTAEKAARGKLPTDTWWHTIVSPTGKERTGYPTQKPVGVLRRIVQASSRPGDWVLDAFAGSGTTGAVGVELNRRFVLIDENPEAHEVMRKRLAKHPVEYR
- a CDS encoding VOC family protein, which translates into the protein MISLGMITLDTESPRTLAAWWAERLGGEIVMDADGWFCVVNTPNIPVALGFQKVEEPTPGKNRLHLDLNRSADSNREELVSEWVAAGATHLGQRGEAGFSWDTFTDPGGNEFCIGDPH
- a CDS encoding asparagine synthase, whose amino-acid sequence is MFGWSKKRKKRGSRPQRRLPRRVLAPVEEIVEQGLLVADVAVRMTVKNAIIMNALQKQIDYNEEQIMEMVRSATEDLATERERDATHISRMRNEIRDTGRSSWSESDYGNDDNRTLRHRQEVYEGVAKELRERAADPEYLKATAKRAHALAWDEIGDSLKERATHPYYSGGGSEEYQNARDDRIQLLIEKDLTALMKKSRPEKPSLLKKLRRSDSDDD
- a CDS encoding arginase family protein; this translates as MSKPVFLLMPEWQGSASSRAMQLAEGASILREDLPRSVLHEVSVPLEAGDALGTPVARLSSVLQAHEAAQKTLATADGIPIIVGGDCATSLPGLEAAVQKHGDGLAVLWFDAHPDLQHPSTSPSGAASGMTLRHALGGGSPELASAHPILASNLTLVGTRAVDPEEQSEIEQLKISVLPASESDLADAITTRLSELDASHVYIHLDLDVLDPAEFMAVHEPVPFGLGVSQVTAAIRAAVAALPLAGASICEFAPADASMAAEEQPTVLRLLAALTSGSKE
- a CDS encoding DUF3097 domain-containing protein gives rise to the protein MFDERYDRDVLADMKPRRGPVQRAEVVLAKGLVVEHSETEWCGAVVGAREGLVQLEDFSGKVRAFSLSDGFLIDGKPVTLVMPKRKPAGPQRTASGSFAAPQQRARVAMPSRIFVEGKHDAELVEQVWGDDLRVEGVVVELLQGADNLAEVLAEFGPGPKRRAGILLDHLVTGSKETRIADAIARGPHGANVLIVGHPFVDIWQAVKPERVGLKQWPTIPRNIEWKRGICHALGWPGEEPADIADAWARIRGRVRNFRDLEPELVGRVEHLIDFVTLSP
- a CDS encoding MFS transporter, with protein sequence MESDEAREEHQREKKRGLRALLVDVAPLRSSPAFAKLWTGTSIAQIGAQVTIVAVGLHVYELTQSTLAVSFVALWALGPMILAGFVGGALADTFDRRKVALATASCAWLSIGTMTVIAFLDVTAIWPYYALAAVNAASATILGATRGAILPRLLPTQLLPAAAALSGITMGLAITVGPAVAGVMVASVGVPWTYLLDVVLFSAAFIGILSLPPMRPEGTRASPGFSSVVESMRFLRTAPNVRATFIFDLVAMIFGNPRVVFPAAGALVLGGGPVTVGALTASFAAGALLSGIVSGPLGQVRRQGRAVTLSIAAFGVFTALFGAVLLTTMLVSGGHPPDGVIMPAIVLAGLALAGTGAADNVSAVFRTTILQAAAPDDVRGRMQGLFYVVVAGGPRVGDLLAGVLATTIALWAPALIGGVLIVAIMLMMLRFARGFQRYDALHPTP
- a CDS encoding 3-hydroxyisobutyryl-CoA hydrolase, with the protein product MSTDALVLVRREGAISHITLNRPRAINALNLEMFEALTVAVAPEAVGDATAILLDGAGERGFCGGGDVKEIVSGDSFKILSTEYRLDYAIAQSAVPVVAIMDGIAMGGGIGLGGHAAHRIVTERSRLALPEVRIGIVPDVGGHLLLAHAPGRLGELLAITAGELTAGDAIALGFADHFVPSNKLEALRVALSEGVDPAAAIAEVAETAPESGLLAARGWWDPIAEGALEGAEASAEAALDATIRLLRVLEADGGAEATQLLETVRGMCPTSVVVTLAQVARTRALGLDLAEVLEDDLRVVVRIGQCPDFAEGVRAQVIDKDRSPKWQPSRIEDLDPAEVAAILAPHHPDEGKLGLAP
- a CDS encoding PLP-dependent aminotransferase family protein, whose amino-acid sequence is MRQPRPHGGADAIPVHLDRAADAPLPVQLAAALREAIDAATLRPGEGVPATRDFARRLGVARGVVVTAYEQLIAEGYLTATHGQGTRVNPALEAVQAVQARTPHTDRGASDTGARALGKRETPGPLAPGKPITDAVDSPAWRAAWRAAAGRAHLEAPELGDPRLREEIADHLRRMRGTARSVQDVLVTAGTRDGLGLLLTALGTTRGHGLVVGVEDPGLPSLRGVAARYGASVVALPTDSEGLETSRLPEGVLDVVIVTPSHQYPLGGSLPLTRRRELLAWATRTGVVVVEDDFDSELRYSGSPLPTLAALDAADEGVVVLLGTFSRTIAPGLSAGYLLAPAGLRALIEPIRFELGGPVSTVVQEALAQYLASGELRRHTARMLRRYAERRDAVSDQLAGLPGVRVRPMDGGLHAVLEFTGADSEAKREREAAVIARANAAGLGVEALGNYWHRRDSSGSGVSGLVIGMGGPDSAEFETALGTLKQILIQS
- a CDS encoding GNAT family N-acetyltransferase, with amino-acid sequence MANYANETEAAADGFRVVHEPDRHRFALYGPNEQFFGEAHYSLLGEDVIDFDHTLVVPELRGTGLSGVLAQHALTDDVIGERRIAASCSFIQAYLKRHPELLKR
- a CDS encoding DUF488 domain-containing protein, which encodes MEIVLKRVYSPVSPDDGCRVLVDRLWPRGISKDSAELHTWAKSVAPCTELRKRWHADPDHFAAYAAEYRAELAVDPAAAALGELAELARRADRLTLVFGAKDLDHNHAVVLRDALLERLSDTPSALNENLL
- a CDS encoding metal-dependent transcriptional regulator → MSVDQLSPSMQNYLKVIWSLQEWSDQAVSNSAIAEAAGVRLSTVSDALRKLSDQELIEHVRYGTVTLTDIGREHAVSMIRRHRLLETFLVQMLGYEWDEVHEEADRLEHAVSDGLIDRVDRALGYPTRDPHGDPIPSAEGLVHRPDAVLLADVVAPCRTRVERISDSDNEMLQYFASRGIVVDAELQVLPGEPYSETVTVKIGDTEVRLGPAAAAAVRVSTLG